A single window of Arcobacter venerupis DNA harbors:
- the glyQ gene encoding glycine--tRNA ligase subunit alpha, with translation MVTFSQILLKLQEFWANQGCNIVQPYDIPAGAGTFHPATLLRSLDSTPWSTAYVAPSRRPTDGRYGENPNRLGAYYQFQVLIKPSPDNIQDLYLQSLEFLGLDISKHDIRFVEDNWESPTLGAWGLGWEVWLDGMEVTQFTYFQQVGGLACDPVAVEITYGTERLAMYLQGVDSVYDIVWNENKFGKTTYGDVHKESEFEFSTYNFEVANTDMLFKHFDDAFNECKSCLNAALPLPAYDQCMIASHAFNTLDARKAISVTERQNYILKVRELAQGCAMLYKEQEPARLARIGSPASLKALEELKVKHPELFV, from the coding sequence ATGGTTACATTTTCACAAATTCTATTAAAATTACAAGAATTTTGGGCAAATCAAGGTTGTAATATTGTTCAACCTTACGATATTCCTGCAGGTGCAGGGACATTTCATCCCGCTACACTTTTAAGAAGTTTAGACTCAACTCCTTGGAGTACAGCTTATGTGGCACCTAGCAGAAGACCAACTGATGGAAGATATGGAGAAAATCCAAATAGATTGGGTGCTTATTATCAATTTCAAGTGTTAATAAAACCAAGTCCAGATAATATTCAAGATTTATATTTACAATCTTTAGAATTTTTAGGTTTAGATATATCTAAACATGATATTAGATTTGTTGAAGATAACTGGGAATCACCAACTCTTGGAGCTTGGGGGCTTGGATGGGAAGTTTGGCTTGATGGAATGGAAGTTACTCAATTTACATATTTTCAACAAGTAGGTGGATTAGCTTGTGATCCTGTAGCTGTTGAAATAACTTATGGAACAGAAAGACTTGCTATGTATTTACAAGGTGTAGATTCTGTTTATGATATTGTATGGAATGAAAATAAATTTGGTAAAACAACTTATGGAGACGTTCATAAAGAGAGTGAATTTGAATTTTCTACTTACAACTTTGAAGTAGCAAATACTGATATGTTATTTAAACATTTTGATGATGCTTTTAATGAGTGTAAATCATGTTTAAATGCAGCTCTTCCACTTCCTGCATATGATCAATGTATGATTGCATCACATGCTTTTAATACTTTAGATGCAAGAAAAGCAATTTCCGTAACGGAAAGACAAAATTACATTTTAAAAGTGCGAGAATTAGCTCAAGGATGCGCAATGCTTTACAAAGAGCAAGAGCCAGCTAGATTAGCTAGAATTGGAAGTCCTGC
- a CDS encoding glutaredoxin family protein, which translates to MKPVALFTLPNCKWCKEASTYLKTKKIKFNIVDLSKNKQALIDCQKHKCTGAPVILIGNVWICGFDKDKINKELGLK; encoded by the coding sequence ATGAAACCTGTTGCACTATTTACTTTACCAAATTGTAAATGGTGCAAAGAGGCTAGTACTTACTTAAAAACTAAAAAGATAAAATTCAACATAGTTGATTTATCAAAAAATAAACAAGCATTAATAGATTGTCAAAAGCACAAATGTACAGGAGCTCCTGTTATCTTAATAGGAAATGTATGGATTTGTGGTTTTGATAAAGATAAAATAAATAAAGAGTTAGGACTTAAATAA